A genomic window from Carassius carassius chromosome 29, fCarCar2.1, whole genome shotgun sequence includes:
- the tmsb2 gene encoding thymosin beta, whose amino-acid sequence MSDKPDLTEIARFDKTKLKKTETKEKNPLPTKETIEQERKGDATP is encoded by the exons ATGTCTGACAAGCCAGACCTCACAGAAATCGCCAGGTTTGACAAAACCAAGCTGAAGAAGACTGAGACAAAAGAGAAGAACCCTCTGCCCACCAAAGAGA CTATTGAGCAGGAGAGGAAAGGCGATGCCACCCCTTGA